One genomic region from Macaca mulatta isolate MMU2019108-1 chromosome 20, T2T-MMU8v2.0, whole genome shotgun sequence encodes:
- the LOC144338176 gene encoding uncharacterized protein LOC144338176 has product MDPSPGTAFRRLHDPRPATAPPCASPPPLCLQSGDTSTPPRAVVRVDEEMQGNDPTHEMRQKRQRQLLRPRGVVSTRPGSRLLPASAQPQPTYWLQGPRSPGKTPQQGLLTPDRIAATQVWGGSLQILHTRQRTRAPGTPPEPGTQIFVWKNIEGPFPNGVCCPHQNL; this is encoded by the exons ATGGACCCAAGCCCAGGCACAGCCTTCCGCCGGCTGCATGACCCCAGGCCAGCCACAGCACCTCCCTGCGCCTCGCCTCCGCCTCTTTGTCTGCAAAGTGGGGACACCAGTACCCCTCCCAGGGCCGTGGTGCGGGTTGATGAAGAAATGCAGGGAAATGACCCAACACACGAGATGCGCCAAAAACGGCAGCGGCAACTGCTGCGTCCCCGCGGTGTTGTAAGCACACGCCCGGGCTCGCGCTTGCTCCCAGCCTCGGCTCAGCCTCAGCCTACATACTGGCTTCAAGGGCCAC GAAGCCCAGGCAAGACCCCCCAGCAGGGCCTGCTGACTCCAGACAGGATCGCAGCTACTCAGGTTTGGGGAGGATCCTTACAAATCCTGCACACTAGACAGCGGACACGGGCTCCGGGGACCCCGCCAGAGCCGGGAACCCAAATTTTTGTTTGGAAAAACATCGAG GGTCCATTTCCAAATGGAGTCTGCTGCCCTCACCAGAACCTCTGA
- the CYBA gene encoding cytochrome b-245 light chain → MGQIEWAMWANEQALASGLILITGGIVATAGRFTQWYFGAYSIVAGVFVCLLEYPRGKRKKGSTMERWGQKYMTSVVKLFGPLTRNYYVRAVLHLLLSVPAGFLLATILGTACLAIASGIYLLAAVRGEQWTPIEPKPRERPQIGGTIKQPPSNPPPRPPAEARKKPSEEEEATAAGGSPGGPQANPIPVTDEVV, encoded by the exons ATGGGGCAGATCGAGTGGGCCATGTGGGCCAACGAGCAGGCGCTGGCGTCCGGCCTGA TCCTCATCACCGGGGGCATCGTGGCCACAGCTGGCCGCTTCACCCAGTGGTACTTTGGCGCCTACTCCAT CGTGGCGGGCGTGTTTGTCTGCCTGCTGGAGTATCCccgggggaagaggaagaagggctCCACCATGGAGCGCTG gggACAGAAGTACATGACCTCCGTGGTGAAGCTGTTCGGGCCCCTCACCAGGAATTACTACGTTCGGGCCGTCCTGCACCTCCT GCTCTCAGTGCCCGCCGGCTTCCTGCTGGCCACCATCCTCGGGACTGCCTGCCTGGCCATCGCGAGCGGCATCTACCTGTTG GCGGCCGTGCGCGGTGAGCAGTGGACACCCATCGAGCCCAAGCCCCGGGAGCGGCCGCAGATCGGAGGCACCATCAAGCAGCCGCCCAGCAACCCCCCGCCGCGGCCCCCGGCCGAGGCCCGCAAGAAgcccagtgaggaggaggaggcgaCGGCGGCGGGGGGATCCCCAGGAGGTCCCCAGGCCAACCCCATTCCGGTGACCGATGAGGTTGTGTGA
- the MVD gene encoding diphosphomevalonate decarboxylase has translation MASEQPLAAVTCTAPVNIAVIKYWGKRDEELVLPINSSLSVTLHQDQLKTTTTAVISKDFTEDRIWLNGREEDVGQPRLQACLREIRRLARKRRNAWDGDPLSSSLSCKVHVASVNNFPTAAGLASSAAGYACLAYTLARVYGVESDLSEVARRGSGSACRSLYGGFVEWQMGEQTDGKDSVARQVAPESHWPELRVLILVVSAEKKLTGSTVGMRASVETSPLLRFRAEAVVPARMAEMTRCIRERDFPGFAQLTMKDSNQFHATCLDTFPPISYLNAVSWRIIHLVHRFNAHHGDTKVAYTFDAGPNAVIFTLDDTVAEFVAAVRHSFPPGSNGDAFLKGLQVRPAPLSAELQAALAMEPTTPGGVKYIIATQVGPGPQILDDPSAHLLGPDGLPKPAA, from the exons ATGGCCTCGGAGCAGCCGCTGGCGGCAGTCACCTGTACCGCGCCGGTCAACATCGCGGTCATCAAGTACT GGGGCAAGCGCGATGAAGAGCTGGTTCTGCCCATCAACTCGTCCCTGAGTGTCACTCTGCACCAGGACCAG TTAAAAACCACCACAACAGCCGTCATCAGCAAGGACTTCACCGAGGACCGGATTTGGCTGAATGGCCGGGAGGAGGACGTGGGGCAGCCGCGGCTCCAGGCCTGCCTGCGGGAGA TCCGCCGCCTGGCCCGGAAGCGGAGGAACGCATGGGATGGGGacccactgtcctccagcctcagctgcaAAGTGCACGTGGCATCGGTGAACAACTTCCCCACGGCTGCAGGCCTGGCCTCCTCGGCGGCGGGCTATGCCTGCCTAG CCTACACCTTGGCCCGTGTCTACGGCGTGGAGAGTGACCTCTCAGAAGTGGCTCGCCGGGGCTCAGGCAGCGCCTGCCGGAGCCTGTATGGGGGCTTTGTGGAGTGGCAGATGGGAGAGCAGACTGATGGGAAGGACAGCGTCGCCCGGCAAGTGGCCCCCGAGTCACACTGGCCTGAACTCCGCGTCCTCATCCTTGTG GTGAGCGCTGAGAAGAAGCTGACGGGCAGTACTGTGGGCATGCGGGCCAGCGTGGAGACCAGCCCCCTGCTGCGG TTCCGGGCCGAGGCTGTGGTGCCGGCGCGCATGGCGGAGATGACCCGCTGCATCCGGGAGCGAGACTTCCCCGGCTTCGCCCAGCTGACCATGAAGGACAGCAACCAGTTCCACGCCACCTGCCTCGACACCTTCCCGCCCATCTCGTACCTCAATGCTGTCTCCTGGCGCATCATCCACCTGGTGCACCGCTTCAACGCCCACCACGGGGACACCAAG GTGGCGTACACCTTTGACGCGGGCCCCAATGCCGTGATCTTCACCCTGGACGACACTGTGGCTGAGTTTGTGGCTGCTGTGAGGCACAGCTTTCCCCCGGGCTCGAACGGAGACGC gtttctgaaggGGCTGCAGGTGAGGCCGGCCCCTCTCTCAGCTGAGCTTCAGGCTGCGCTGGCCATGGAGCCGACGACCCCCGGTGGGGTCAAGTACATCATTGCCACTCAG GTGGGGCCAGGACCCCAAATCCTGGACGACCCCAGCGCCCACCTCCTGGGTCCTGACGGCCTGCCGAAGCCAGCTGCCTGA